Proteins encoded by one window of Cupriavidus sp. EM10:
- a CDS encoding HAD family phosphatase, translating into MNLALFDLDHTLIPTDSDHEWGRFLVRMGVVDEESYRRKNDEFYSQYKAGTLNIQEFLRFALAPLAANPRDRLDQWRVRFMHEVIEPVITPQAKALVYKHLEAGDLCAVVTATNSFVTAPIAQAFGIKHLIATDPETVDGKSESAFTGEVAGVPSFREGKITRVEGWLKSLGAKWDDFGTTTFYSDSANDLPLLEKVSEPIAANPDDRLRNHAAAAGWRIMDLF; encoded by the coding sequence ATGAATCTGGCACTGTTTGACCTCGACCACACCCTGATCCCGACCGATAGCGACCACGAATGGGGCCGCTTCCTGGTCCGCATGGGCGTCGTCGACGAGGAATCGTATCGTCGCAAGAACGACGAGTTCTACAGCCAATACAAGGCTGGGACGCTCAATATCCAGGAATTCCTGCGCTTTGCGCTGGCCCCGCTGGCGGCCAACCCGCGCGACCGCCTGGATCAATGGCGCGTGCGCTTCATGCACGAAGTCATCGAGCCCGTCATCACCCCGCAGGCCAAGGCCCTGGTGTACAAGCACCTGGAAGCCGGCGACCTGTGCGCCGTGGTCACCGCCACCAACAGCTTCGTGACCGCGCCGATCGCCCAGGCCTTCGGCATCAAGCACCTGATCGCCACCGACCCGGAAACGGTCGACGGCAAGTCCGAAAGCGCCTTTACCGGAGAAGTGGCCGGCGTGCCGAGCTTCCGCGAGGGCAAGATCACCCGCGTGGAAGGCTGGCTCAAGAGCCTGGGCGCCAAGTGGGACGACTTCGGCACCACCACGTTCTATAGCGATTCGGCCAACGACCTGCCGCTGCTCGAAAAAGTCAGCGAGCCGATCGCCGCCAACCCCGACGACCGCCTGCGCAACCACGCGGCAGCGGCTGGCTGGCGCATCATGGACCTGTTCTGA
- a CDS encoding N-acetyltransferase family protein, with the protein MTVFSIRPATPADSDTLFRLISALAEYEKLTHLVEATPQKLGDALFGARPHAEAVIVEVDHDGAKRAVGFALFFHNFSTFLAKPGLYLEDLFVEPAWRGHGLGKTLLKHLAALAVERGCGRFEWSVLDWNQPSIDFYQAMGADVMPDWRICRVTGEALRALSAA; encoded by the coding sequence ATGACCGTCTTCTCGATCCGCCCTGCCACGCCTGCCGACAGCGACACGCTGTTCCGCCTGATCTCGGCCCTGGCCGAATACGAAAAGCTGACCCATCTGGTGGAAGCCACGCCGCAGAAGCTGGGCGATGCGCTGTTCGGCGCCCGGCCGCATGCCGAAGCGGTGATCGTGGAAGTCGACCACGATGGCGCGAAGCGCGCCGTGGGCTTTGCGCTGTTCTTCCACAATTTCTCGACCTTCCTGGCCAAACCCGGCCTGTACCTGGAAGACCTGTTCGTCGAGCCCGCCTGGCGCGGCCATGGCCTGGGCAAGACCCTGCTCAAGCACCTGGCGGCGCTGGCCGTCGAACGCGGCTGCGGCCGCTTCGAGTGGTCGGTGCTGGACTGGAACCAGCCGTCGATCGATTTTTATCAGGCAATGGGCGCGGACGTGATGCCGGACTGGCGAATCTGCCGCGTGACGGGGGAAGCGTTGAGAGCGCTAAGCGCTGCTTGA
- the purM gene encoding phosphoribosylformylglycinamidine cyclo-ligase — protein sequence MSASPTAGQAGLSYRDAGVDIDAGDALIDRIKPFAKRTMREGVMAGIGGFGALFELSKKYQEPVLVSGTDGVGTKLKLAFQLNRHDTVGQDLVAMSVNDILVQGAEPLFFLDYFACGKLDVDTAATVIQGIAHGCELSGCALIGGETAEMPSMYPDGEYDLAGFAVGAVEKKKIIDGSTIRPGDVVLGLASSGAHSNGYSLVRKIIEVAKPGLNADFHGQRLQDAIMAPTRIYVKPLLSLIDTLPVKGMAHITGGGLTENVPRVLADNLTAVIQRDAWTLPPLFQWLQAQGNVADAEMHRVFNCGIGMVVIVAREDAERAIRHLQAAGEAVWQIGEIQERAEGQAQTVVV from the coding sequence ATGAGCGCATCCCCGACCGCCGGCCAGGCAGGCCTTTCCTACCGCGATGCCGGTGTTGACATCGACGCCGGCGACGCCCTGATCGACCGCATCAAGCCGTTTGCCAAGCGCACCATGCGCGAAGGCGTGATGGCCGGCATCGGCGGATTCGGCGCCCTGTTCGAACTGTCGAAGAAGTACCAGGAGCCGGTGCTGGTGTCCGGCACCGACGGCGTGGGCACCAAGCTCAAGCTGGCGTTCCAGTTGAACCGCCACGACACCGTGGGCCAGGATCTGGTGGCCATGAGCGTCAACGACATCCTGGTGCAAGGTGCCGAGCCGCTGTTCTTCCTCGACTATTTCGCCTGCGGCAAGCTGGACGTGGATACCGCCGCGACCGTGATCCAGGGTATCGCGCATGGCTGCGAACTGTCGGGCTGCGCGCTGATCGGTGGCGAAACCGCCGAAATGCCGAGCATGTACCCGGACGGCGAGTACGACCTGGCCGGTTTCGCGGTCGGTGCGGTGGAAAAGAAGAAGATCATCGACGGCAGCACGATCCGCCCGGGCGACGTGGTGCTGGGCCTGGCCTCGTCGGGCGCACACTCGAACGGTTACTCGCTGGTGCGCAAGATCATCGAAGTGGCCAAGCCGGGCCTGAACGCCGACTTCCACGGCCAGCGCCTGCAGGACGCCATCATGGCGCCGACGCGCATCTACGTGAAGCCGCTGCTGTCGCTGATCGACACGCTGCCGGTCAAGGGCATGGCCCACATCACCGGCGGCGGCCTGACCGAAAACGTGCCGCGCGTACTGGCCGACAACCTGACGGCCGTGATTCAGCGCGATGCCTGGACGCTGCCGCCGCTGTTCCAGTGGCTGCAGGCGCAAGGCAACGTGGCCGACGCCGAAATGCACCGCGTGTTCAACTGCGGCATCGGCATGGTCGTGATCGTGGCCAGGGAAGACGCCGAACGCGCCATCCGCCACCTGCAGGCCGCCGGCGAAGCCGTATGGCAAATCGGCGAGATCCAGGAACGCGCCGAAGGCCAGGCACAGACCGTGGTGGTTTGA
- the miaA gene encoding tRNA (adenosine(37)-N6)-dimethylallyltransferase MiaA: MSSQFSEFPPIVCLLGPTASGKTAAALELAARKPVEIISLDSALVYREMDIGTAKPTPAELASVPHHLIDIIDPLDSYSAAQFVADAERLIDEIRARGHTPLIVGGTMLYYKALTQGLNDLPQADATVRAELDALAAERGWPALHAMLAEVDPVTAARLAPNDAQRIQRALEIHRLSGQPMSALLARQADARTFTGAADARYRVIALEPSDRAVLHARIADRFDAMLNGGLIDEVRRLRARGDLHLGLPSMRCVGYRQVWEYLDGDCDVATMRERGIAATRQLCKRQLTWLRSTPERISVDALAPDYVAQVAQAAGW; encoded by the coding sequence ATGTCATCGCAGTTTTCCGAATTTCCGCCCATCGTCTGCCTGCTCGGGCCCACCGCGTCGGGCAAGACGGCCGCCGCGCTGGAACTGGCCGCGCGCAAGCCGGTGGAGATCATCAGCCTCGATTCCGCGCTGGTCTATCGCGAGATGGATATCGGCACGGCCAAGCCCACGCCGGCCGAGCTGGCCAGCGTGCCGCACCACCTGATCGACATCATCGATCCGCTCGACAGCTACTCCGCCGCGCAGTTCGTGGCCGATGCCGAGCGGCTGATCGACGAAATCCGCGCACGCGGGCATACGCCGCTGATCGTCGGCGGCACGATGCTCTACTACAAGGCGCTGACGCAGGGGCTGAACGACCTGCCGCAGGCCGATGCCACGGTGCGCGCCGAACTCGATGCACTGGCCGCCGAACGTGGCTGGCCGGCGCTGCATGCGATGCTGGCCGAGGTCGACCCGGTCACGGCCGCCCGGCTGGCGCCGAACGATGCGCAGCGTATCCAGCGCGCGCTGGAGATCCACCGGCTGAGCGGCCAGCCGATGTCCGCCCTGCTGGCACGCCAGGCCGACGCGCGGACCTTCACGGGCGCGGCCGATGCGCGCTATCGCGTGATTGCGCTGGAGCCGTCGGATCGCGCCGTGCTGCATGCCCGTATCGCCGACCGCTTCGACGCCATGCTGAACGGCGGCCTGATCGACGAAGTCCGGCGCCTGCGCGCGCGCGGCGACCTGCATCTGGGCCTGCCGTCGATGCGCTGCGTCGGCTATCGGCAGGTGTGGGAATACCTGGACGGCGATTGCGATGTGGCCACCATGCGCGAGCGCGGCATCGCCGCCACGCGCCAGCTCTGCAAGCGGCAGTTGACATGGCTGCGTAGCACGCCGGAGCGCATCAGCGTCGATGCCCTGGCGCCCGATTACGTCGCACAGGTGGCCCAGGCCGCAGGCTGGTGA